CAGGAGATTTGTCCCTGGGTGCGGCGTTACGCCCGGCCCGGCCGCCAGGATTTTCTTAAGTTCGATCCTGAATGGGCGGCGCCAAAACTGGTGGATTTGATGGCCATGGACGAAGCCGCTTTTCAAGCCCGTTTCCAGGACAGTCCGGTCAAACGCGCCAAACGACGCGGTTTTCTGCGCAACGTGGCGGTGGCCCTAGGCAACGCGGGCAATCCCGCTGCCTTGTCGGTTTTAGAGCAAGCCGCCACCCACGACGCCGAGCCGCTCATCCGGGAACACGCGGCCTGGGCTATTGAACAAATCAAACGCACAAACTAATAAAAACTTGTAGGTAAGCCTTCGCCTCCCCTTAGGCAAACATTTGCGCCCGCCACACTTTTCTAACCCGCCAGGTTAAATCTGTGCGGCGCAACAACAACTCAAAGCGGGTCCTGTCCCCGGCCTCGGCCATCACGTGGCGGCCGTCGTCTTCATCCCACTGGCGACCTACGGCCACAATGGTGTATGGTCTTTCTTTCCAGGTAAGATTTTTCAGATTAATTTGGCCCTGCTCATCTATGGAACAAATTACCTTGATCGGATCGTCAAAAAATTCTGTATTTATTATCGGCATGAATATTCTCCTCGTCTAATTTGCCCGCCCCATCTGCCATACGCCCCATTGCTCCAATTAAGTTCATCTGATATAATCTTTGCCCGGATTGGGAGGCCAACCAATTTGAACAAGCTATATCGCAAATTTGCCATTGGCCTGGCCCTGGGTTTTGCCGTGTTCCTGGGCCTGATGTTGTATGGCGACATCAAGGCCGTGGGCCAGTTGCTCCAGAGTTTTCGCTGGAGGCTGCTCCCCTTTATCCTGGGGCTGACAATGTTTAATTATCTGCTGCGCGGGGTGCGTTTTCACTATTACCTGCGCCAAATTGGCCTCAAGCGCATCTCGTTTGGGGCCAGCCTGCGGGTTTTTATTGGCGGTTTTGCCTTAACCATCACCCCCGGCAAAGTGGGCGAACTGGTTCGCGTGCTCTGGCTCAAAAATATTGCCCAGGCCAACCCGGCTCAAACCGCCCCCGCCACCATCATTGACCGGATGGCCGACGCCCTGGCCATGGCTATTTTGGCCCTGTTGGGCGCGTTAGTTTACCCCCAGTACCGGCCCGCCGTGCTGTCTATTTTGGCCGGGCTGCTGCTGGCGGTTATCATTAGCCAGATTCGCCCCCTGGCCCTGTGGCTCTTGCGGCTCGGCGAGCGGTTGCCGGGAGGGGGAAATTTTGTTCGGCCGCTGCGCACCCTCTACGAAAGCACTTTTGAGTTGCTCCGTTTTAAAAACTTGATGATGGGTACGAGCATCGGCCTGGTTTCCTGGTCGGCGGAAGGTCTAGCCTTTTACCTGGTGTTGCGGGGACTGGACGCGCCCGGCTCCTTTGACCTGGCCCTGATTGCTATTTTCATCCTGGCCCTCGGCTCGATTTTGGGCGGGGCGTCAACCCTGCCCGGCGGCCTGGGCGCTGCCGAGGCCACCATGACCGTGTTGTTACAAACCCTGACGCATCTGCCGGAAACTGCGGCGGTTACGGCCACGCTGTTGATTCGCTTTTTTACGTTGTGGTTTGGCGTAACTTTGGGTATCTTGACCATAGCCCTCTGGCATAAGCTGCTTTTTGGCAGCGCCGGCGCAGAACCCAGCCTGGACCCTGCGGTCGGCCAAAAGACAGAGGCGGGCGTATAAATTTAACAAAGTTTTCACGTTGCCTTTACATGTTCCTAACCCCGGCGTGATAAATTGATGATGGACCCAACCGACATTCGTTTAGACGATATTGTCAGAATGAAAAAACCCCATCCCTGCGGCGGCACCGATTGGCGCGTGGTTCGCCTGGGCACGGATATTGGCCTGGTCTGCCTGACGTGCAAACACAAAGTATTAATTCCCCGGGGCAAATTCATTAAACAGGTCAAAACATTTTTGGAACGGGGGCCAAAAACGCCGCCGCTTACCCTGCCATGAAGACCCTTAAAAAAATGATAGCATTAAACCACCGGCCAAATATCCCCGGCAACGCCAAACGGGTGCTCATCTTGATGTCAAATACAGGCGGCGGCCACCAAACCGCGGCCAACGCTATTGCGGAGGCATTAACTTACCTTTACGGCGATGCCGTAACGGTTGACATTGTTGATGCCTGGCGGGATCACGTAGCCTGGCCGGTCAATTGGTCCAGCTATAGCTATGGTTGGATTGTTAATAAGGCCGTGTGGCTGTGGAAATTTTTTTGGTTGCTAGAAAAAAAACCGAACCTGGTTGATACGTGCCTCAAATTAGCCTATCCCCTGGTGGCCCCTGGTTTATTAAAACTCTTTCAGGCTTATCGGCCCGATGTCATCGTCTCCGTCCATCCCCTGATAACCCTGCTGCCCCTGCTTGTCCTGAAACGAGCCAAACTTGACCTGCCCTTTATCACCGTTGTAACCGACATGGTGCATGGCTACCATACATGGTATCACCCTCAAACCACCCTCTGCCTGGTTTCCACAGAACCGGCCGGCCAACAGGCCATCAGCTTGGGAATTCCGCCGGAAAGGGTAGAAGTGGTTGGCCAGCCCGTTGCCCTAAAATTTGCCGGCGGCATTGGCGAAAAAACCCATTTGCGGCGCAAATTGGGCCTTGATTTGGACCGGCCCGCGGTGTTGTTGGTGGGGGGAGGAGAAGGTTACGGGCCTGTATTTGAAATTGCGCGATGTATCGCCCGGCGCGTGGCCCCGGCCCAACTTATTGTTGTGGCCGGGCGGAACCGATCCTTGCAAAAAAAGCTGGAAGCGGTCCGCTGGGAAATCCCCACCACTATTTACGGCTTTGTCAACAATTTACCAGAGCTAATGGGCGCAGCCGACGTTTTTATTAGCAAAGCCGGCCCCGGCAGCATCAGCGAAGCCTTTGTGGCCAAACTGCCCCTTATTCTTTTTGACTACATTCCGGGGCAAGAAGAAGGCAATGTGCATTATGTGGTTCAGCACCACGCCGGGGTTTACGTGCCGGAACCGGAAAAAATTGCCGAACAATTAAGGGAGTGGCTGAAACCGGATAACTCCAGCCTGGCCCAAATGACCCACAATGCCGCCGGCCTGGCCCGGCCAGAAGCGGCCTTAACCATGGCCCGGCGGATATATGCACAGGCCGGTTCCGCTGAAACAAAAAATAACAAATAAACCTATGCCCCCAGCCCCAACGGTTTTCGCCAATGTTTGAGCACAATGGTGGAATTGGTGTTTTTGTGGGCGGGCAGCACGCTCAATTTGTTATATAAAATCTCCCGCAAATGAGCCACATCCCTGGCCCACACCCGGATGTGCGCGTCAACCTCGCCGGTCACGTTGGCCACATCCACCACTTCCTCAATTTCCAAAATATCCTTAACCAACTCGTCAAAATCAAACTGCTGGTCAACTTTGAGCTGCACAATACAAAACACCCCTTGCCCCAACACGGCCGGGTCAATCACGACGCGATACCCCTTGATCACGCCGGCTTGCTCCAGGCGCAAAACCCGGTCTCGCACCCGGGTATGGCCCACGCCCAACTGCCTGGCAATGTTTACGTGCGAAGCCCGTCCATCCTCTTGCAAGATATTTAAGATTTGTTTATCCAACTTATCTAATTTATACAAATAGCACCTCAGATTTTACATATTTTTGTGCTTTTATTGATTTTCTACAAAAAATTATATCACAAAATCTCTATTTTTTACAATTTTTTGCGTAATTTTTTATATTTGGCGCAATTTTTACAAAAACAGTATTGACATTGGCCCAGGGAAGAAGTACAATATCTTATGAGAATTGTTGTAATTGGTAAAAGGTTACTGTCCCAGACGAACGACGATGGACGAACGACCAAATAGACTCTTCTTCGGTCGTTTGTCGTCGGTCGTTTGTCGTCGGTCGTTTATTGCCGGTTATTTGACCCGGCCTGAGCAGTAACAATGAAATTATTGTAAAACAGGGAGAACCACTATGTCAAAATTAACCCAGGCATGGGCCAGGGGGACCACCCCTCGCGCTCACATCTGGTCCGATGTGCCGGATGAAAAATGGAACGACTGGCGCTGGCAATTGAGCCATCGCGTGAATGATTTTGAAATCCTGGAAACCTTTATCAAGTTAACGCCGGAGGAAATTGAAGGTATTTGCGCCGACAACAAATTCCGCCTCGACATTACCCCCTACTTTGCCAGCCTGATTGACCCCGATGACCCCATGTGCCCCATCCGGCAGCAGATTATTCCCAAAGGCCGGGAATTGCAAGCTTTTGAAAGCATGATGAAAGACAGCCTGGCGGAAGACCGCCACAGCCCGGTGCCGGGGCTGGTGCATCGTTACCCGGACCGGGTATTAATGCTGATTACCACCCAATGCGCCAGCTATTGCCGTTACTGCACCCGCAGCCGCATTGTGGGAGACGCGGCAGCTACCTTCAGCAAAACCGAATTTGAGTTACAACTTGACTATCTCCGCCGCACGCCGCAAGTGCGCGATGTGCTGCTTTCCGGCGGCGATCCGCTAACCCTTGCTCCCCGGCTGCTGGATTACCTGCTCAACGAACTCCGCCAAAT
The sequence above is drawn from the Anaerolineae bacterium genome and encodes:
- a CDS encoding DUF951 domain-containing protein — translated: MDPTDIRLDDIVRMKKPHPCGGTDWRVVRLGTDIGLVCLTCKHKVLIPRGKFIKQVKTFLERGPKTPPLTLP
- a CDS encoding glycosyltransferase, translating into MIALNHRPNIPGNAKRVLILMSNTGGGHQTAANAIAEALTYLYGDAVTVDIVDAWRDHVAWPVNWSSYSYGWIVNKAVWLWKFFWLLEKKPNLVDTCLKLAYPLVAPGLLKLFQAYRPDVIVSVHPLITLLPLLVLKRAKLDLPFITVVTDMVHGYHTWYHPQTTLCLVSTEPAGQQAISLGIPPERVEVVGQPVALKFAGGIGEKTHLRRKLGLDLDRPAVLLVGGGEGYGPVFEIARCIARRVAPAQLIVVAGRNRSLQKKLEAVRWEIPTTIYGFVNNLPELMGAADVFISKAGPGSISEAFVAKLPLILFDYIPGQEEGNVHYVVQHHAGVYVPEPEKIAEQLREWLKPDNSSLAQMTHNAAGLARPEAALTMARRIYAQAGSAETKNNK
- a CDS encoding Lrp/AsnC family transcriptional regulator, whose product is MYKLDKLDKQILNILQEDGRASHVNIARQLGVGHTRVRDRVLRLEQAGVIKGYRVVIDPAVLGQGVFCIVQLKVDQQFDFDELVKDILEIEEVVDVANVTGEVDAHIRVWARDVAHLREILYNKLSVLPAHKNTNSTIVLKHWRKPLGLGA
- a CDS encoding flippase-like domain-containing protein, translating into MNKLYRKFAIGLALGFAVFLGLMLYGDIKAVGQLLQSFRWRLLPFILGLTMFNYLLRGVRFHYYLRQIGLKRISFGASLRVFIGGFALTITPGKVGELVRVLWLKNIAQANPAQTAPATIIDRMADALAMAILALLGALVYPQYRPAVLSILAGLLLAVIISQIRPLALWLLRLGERLPGGGNFVRPLRTLYESTFELLRFKNLMMGTSIGLVSWSAEGLAFYLVLRGLDAPGSFDLALIAIFILALGSILGGASTLPGGLGAAEATMTVLLQTLTHLPETAAVTATLLIRFFTLWFGVTLGILTIALWHKLLFGSAGAEPSLDPAVGQKTEAGV